A section of the Oncorhynchus keta strain PuntledgeMale-10-30-2019 chromosome 15, Oket_V2, whole genome shotgun sequence genome encodes:
- the LOC118394845 gene encoding outer dense fiber protein 2-like isoform X1 → MSSEDPFQDSLDDDLDCFSEPGRGSRIRSSVYTKTPEMESNCYGDYGATGGKSPLMKTLMDAEAAANSAAVQLMSFKEILEDDFADSRHSASDNRRMSRQRGLLLEKLEVFKRINKSVRQQLQDLQDAEASRMETDKHIDLLLKKLTQAECDNLHLKRNLNDKDKMVDELMGMRKKEMENTENAVHATKSVETTRAHLQGQLHSKEADNNRLTVQLRGLERQLTEQKMEIDGLRGEISSVSEKAEQEKEGLKKATRAQKQRAERFEAAVDKCYTQLREKDVQLAEACSERDTWRSQQEQKTNARILLDAQIGLLKGQIADITAKLQKESDEFTAANEVLLLKVEKLYAENGDIGLENATLKASIVELELQLVHSKAALKEESAVSQERKDQAEQHQSQVAELQLEVEDLKMKLDGFLREAENTSEGRDAEVKKVRLELEGRVRELEEYPELLGTAEQSLAECQDNLRRSEKRCADKAEAIRQLQVKVERQGEKTRSSMDMKESIHEANSQLRQKWEALQRQMEELHGENQELVRRLAGQEESLHYSSRQLEQRSADCQALNRQLEAAVADVRQQVSKVKDKAVSRESSLQTRILELEAEKSRRENELKHMKQSKQSAEKQFEVRLKDLQLSLDQSKSHKQSIQNYVDFLKNSYATMFDEGLPQAPSSFGSSYFLK, encoded by the exons ATGTCTTCTGAGGATCCCTTCCAGGACTCTCTAGATGACGATCTAGACTGCTTCTcagagcctgggagagggagcAGGATACGCAGCAGTGTCTACACCAAAACTCCAGAGATGGAGAGTAACTG TTATGGAGACTATGGAGCCACCGGCGGCAAAAGTCCCCTGATGAAAACATTGATGGATGCAGAAGCAGCGGCCAACTCTGCAGCCGTACAGCTCATGTCGTTCAAGGAGATCCTGGAGGATGATTTTGCC GACTCAAGACACTCTGCCTCTGATAACCGGCGGATGTCAAGGCAGAGAGGCCTTCTGCTGGAGAAGTTGGAGGTCTTTAAACGGATTAACAAGTCTGTTCGACAGCAACTCCAAGACCTGCAGGATGCAGAG GCATCTCGAatggagacagacaaacacattGATCTCTTACTAAAGAAGCTTACGCAGGCTGAGTGTGATAATCTG CATTTGAAAAGAAATTTGAACGATAAAGACAAAATGGTGGATGAACTGATGGGTATGCGGAAGAAAGAAATG GAGAACACCGAGAATGCGGTCCATGCCACCAAGTCTGTGGAGACCACACGCGCTCACCTGCAGGGCCAGCTACACAGCAAAGAGGCCGACAACAACCGTCTCACCGTGCAGCTCCGG GGTTTGGAGAGGCAGCTGACTGAGCAGAAGATGGAGATAGATGGTCTGAGGGGGGAGATCTCCAGTGTGTCTGAGAAGGCAGAACAGGAGAAAGAGGGCCTGAAGAAGGCCACCCGTGCCCAGAAACAGAGGGCCGAGAGGTTCGAAGCTGCTGTGGATAAATGTTACACTCAGCTGAGGGAGAAG GATGTTCAGCTGGCGGAGGCTTGTTCAGAGAGGGACACATGGAGGAGTCAACAGGAGCAGAAGACAAATGCGAGAATTCTGCTTGATGCACAGATAGGACTACTGAAAGG CCAAATAGCCGACATTACTGCAAAGCTACAGAAGGAGAGTGACGAATTCACTGCTGCAAACGAGGTCTTACTGCTAAAAGTGGAAAAACTCTACGCTGAAAACGGCGACATTGGCCTTGAGAACGCAACCCTCAAG GCGTCCATCGTTGAGTTGGAGCTGCAGCTGGTCCATTCTAAAGCGGCGCTGAAAGAGGAGAGCGCCGTCTCACAGGAGAGGAAAGACCAAGCAGAACAGcatcagagtcag GTGGCAGAGCTTCAACTGGAGGTGGAGGATCTGAAGATGAAGTTGGATGGTTTTCTGAGGGAAGCAGAGAACACCAGCGAAGGAAGAGATGCGGAAGTGAAAAAG GTGAGGCTGGAGCTGGAGGGGCGCGTGAGGGAACTGGAAGAGTACCCCGAGTTACTGGGCACCGCGGAGCAGAGTCTGGCGGAGTGCCAGGACAACCTGAGGCGCTCGGAGAAGAGATGTGCAGACAAGGCAGAGGCCATTAGACAACTGCAGGTTAAG gtggagagacagggggagaagaCGAGGTCATCGATGGACATGAAGGAGTCTATCCACGAGGCCAACTCACAGCTACGGCAAAAATGGGAGGCTCTTCAAAG GCAGATGGAGGAGCTTCATGGGGAGAACCAGGAGCTGGTCCGTAGGCTGGCAGGGCAGGAGGAGTCGCTACACTACAGCAGCAGGCAGCTAGAACAGCGCTCAGCAGACTGCCAGGCTCTCAACAGACAACTGGAGGCAGCAGTGGCCGATGTCAGGCAACAG GTTTCCAAAGTCAAAGACAAAGCCGTCTCCAGAGAAAGTTCCCTTCAGACCAGAATCCTGGAGCTGGAGGCTGAGAAGAGCAGAAGAGAGAATGAGCTGAAACATATGAAACAAAGCAAGCAGTCA GCTGAGAAGCAATTTGAGGTGCGTCTAAAGGACCTGCAGCTCAGTCTGGACCAGTCAAAAAGCCACAAACAGAGCATTCAGAACTACGTAGACTTCCTCAAAAACTCTTACGCCACCATGTTTGACGAGGGACTACCACAGGCACCGTCTAGTTTTGGATCATCCTACTTTTTAAAATGA
- the LOC118394845 gene encoding outer dense fiber protein 2-like isoform X2, with protein sequence MSSEDPFQDSLDDDLDCFSEPGRGSRIRSSVYTKTPEMESNCYGDYGATGGKSPLMKTLMDAEAAANSAAVQLMSFKEILEDDFADSRHSASDNRRMSRQRGLLLEKLEVFKRINKSVRQQLQDLQDAEASRMETDKHIDLLLKKLTQAECDNLHLKRNLNDKDKMVDELMGMRKKEMENTENAVHATKSVETTRAHLQGQLHSKEADNNRLTVQLRGLERQLTEQKMEIDGLRGEISSVSEKAEQEKEGLKKATRAQKQRAERFEAAVDKCYTQLREKDVQLAEACSERDTWRSQQEQKTNARILLDAQIGLLKGQIADITAKLQKESDEFTAANEVLLLKVEKLYAENGDIGLENATLKASIVELELQLVHSKAALKEESAVSQERKDQAEQHQSQVAELQLEVEDLKMKLDGFLREAENTSEGRDAEVKKVERQGEKTRSSMDMKESIHEANSQLRQKWEALQRQMEELHGENQELVRRLAGQEESLHYSSRQLEQRSADCQALNRQLEAAVADVRQQVSKVKDKAVSRESSLQTRILELEAEKSRRENELKHMKQSKQSAEKQFEVRLKDLQLSLDQSKSHKQSIQNYVDFLKNSYATMFDEGLPQAPSSFGSSYFLK encoded by the exons ATGTCTTCTGAGGATCCCTTCCAGGACTCTCTAGATGACGATCTAGACTGCTTCTcagagcctgggagagggagcAGGATACGCAGCAGTGTCTACACCAAAACTCCAGAGATGGAGAGTAACTG TTATGGAGACTATGGAGCCACCGGCGGCAAAAGTCCCCTGATGAAAACATTGATGGATGCAGAAGCAGCGGCCAACTCTGCAGCCGTACAGCTCATGTCGTTCAAGGAGATCCTGGAGGATGATTTTGCC GACTCAAGACACTCTGCCTCTGATAACCGGCGGATGTCAAGGCAGAGAGGCCTTCTGCTGGAGAAGTTGGAGGTCTTTAAACGGATTAACAAGTCTGTTCGACAGCAACTCCAAGACCTGCAGGATGCAGAG GCATCTCGAatggagacagacaaacacattGATCTCTTACTAAAGAAGCTTACGCAGGCTGAGTGTGATAATCTG CATTTGAAAAGAAATTTGAACGATAAAGACAAAATGGTGGATGAACTGATGGGTATGCGGAAGAAAGAAATG GAGAACACCGAGAATGCGGTCCATGCCACCAAGTCTGTGGAGACCACACGCGCTCACCTGCAGGGCCAGCTACACAGCAAAGAGGCCGACAACAACCGTCTCACCGTGCAGCTCCGG GGTTTGGAGAGGCAGCTGACTGAGCAGAAGATGGAGATAGATGGTCTGAGGGGGGAGATCTCCAGTGTGTCTGAGAAGGCAGAACAGGAGAAAGAGGGCCTGAAGAAGGCCACCCGTGCCCAGAAACAGAGGGCCGAGAGGTTCGAAGCTGCTGTGGATAAATGTTACACTCAGCTGAGGGAGAAG GATGTTCAGCTGGCGGAGGCTTGTTCAGAGAGGGACACATGGAGGAGTCAACAGGAGCAGAAGACAAATGCGAGAATTCTGCTTGATGCACAGATAGGACTACTGAAAGG CCAAATAGCCGACATTACTGCAAAGCTACAGAAGGAGAGTGACGAATTCACTGCTGCAAACGAGGTCTTACTGCTAAAAGTGGAAAAACTCTACGCTGAAAACGGCGACATTGGCCTTGAGAACGCAACCCTCAAG GCGTCCATCGTTGAGTTGGAGCTGCAGCTGGTCCATTCTAAAGCGGCGCTGAAAGAGGAGAGCGCCGTCTCACAGGAGAGGAAAGACCAAGCAGAACAGcatcagagtcag GTGGCAGAGCTTCAACTGGAGGTGGAGGATCTGAAGATGAAGTTGGATGGTTTTCTGAGGGAAGCAGAGAACACCAGCGAAGGAAGAGATGCGGAAGTGAAAAAG gtggagagacagggggagaagaCGAGGTCATCGATGGACATGAAGGAGTCTATCCACGAGGCCAACTCACAGCTACGGCAAAAATGGGAGGCTCTTCAAAG GCAGATGGAGGAGCTTCATGGGGAGAACCAGGAGCTGGTCCGTAGGCTGGCAGGGCAGGAGGAGTCGCTACACTACAGCAGCAGGCAGCTAGAACAGCGCTCAGCAGACTGCCAGGCTCTCAACAGACAACTGGAGGCAGCAGTGGCCGATGTCAGGCAACAG GTTTCCAAAGTCAAAGACAAAGCCGTCTCCAGAGAAAGTTCCCTTCAGACCAGAATCCTGGAGCTGGAGGCTGAGAAGAGCAGAAGAGAGAATGAGCTGAAACATATGAAACAAAGCAAGCAGTCA GCTGAGAAGCAATTTGAGGTGCGTCTAAAGGACCTGCAGCTCAGTCTGGACCAGTCAAAAAGCCACAAACAGAGCATTCAGAACTACGTAGACTTCCTCAAAAACTCTTACGCCACCATGTTTGACGAGGGACTACCACAGGCACCGTCTAGTTTTGGATCATCCTACTTTTTAAAATGA